TCAAACGATATCAAATTGAACAGATTATCGAGATTCTCCAAGGGGAAGAATTGCTATGAGTAACATGATGCAATACAAGGATTATTTCGGGTCTATTCACTATAGTGATGACGATAAAATATTCTACGGTCAGGTGGAATATATCCGCAGTTTAATCAGTTTTGACGGGGAAGATGTGGCTAGTCTGAGGGCTAGTTTTGAGGAAGCAATTGATGATTATTTGGCTCTCTGTGAGGAAAAAGGTATTGAGCCAGAGTTGCCGTTTAAGGGTAGTTTTAATGTGCGTGTAGGTAGTCAACTTCATCGACAAGCGGCGTTATTTGCCCAACAACGGGGGGTGAATCTTAATAAGTTGGTGACGGATGCACTCGAACGTTATCTGAAGGGGGAATTCTTGGAAAATGCTTGATATGAAAAGTTACCAACGCCTGAATAAAAGCTTCTTTTTTCTCTTTACCTAAGAGGTAGTAGAAAATATAGATCCGAACATCAGAGATATTCCAATACTGCTCGGTTAACGAATGTAGAGACGTTACATGTAACGTCTCTACAAGGGTTTCACGCTTTGCGATTTTCTTAACCGAGCAGTATTGAGAGATATTCAGTTTTTAGCTACACAGTTCTATCTGAGAGTAGAAGCGAACTAAAAGAATTTTGGTTAGCTCAGATAATATTTCAAGAAGCAGCGAAACTATATTCATCTCGCTGCTTTACTTTCAATTTCTCAAATGCAGAATTACTGATACCGCTAATCTAACGCAGTGTAAACTCAACAGTGTAATTGTAAGGGCTACTGGGGTTTGCAATTGTAATTTTGGCATCGCAATTGACAAATGCAGAACCCGTAGATGTTCCTTGCTTTGTCCAGTTTGGAATCGTAGTACCAACAATGGTTGGTGTGGTGGTTAAAGAGGTACTAAACCTACATTGCTGAGTGCCAGCACTGTAAGAGAAGTGAATGCTTGCTATGTTGGTAAATGGATTTCTAATCGTAAAAAATGCATTCGTTTTGGGTAAAATACTACTCGGAATACTAGGGGTAGCTGTTCCTAAAATATTCGTGCTAACAAGTGACACAGGTTTTTGTAGCTGGTTTTTTACAATAACAGTGGTAACTGTCTGCGCCTGTGCTTGTGCTGTAGTTGCAGAAAAAAACGTCAATCCAATTATTGTGCAAAGCAATTTCATGGAATATTTCATCTGTAAATCTCCTAATCAATTTCAGAAGTTGTTTGAAAAGTCGGAAGGATGGTAAAAAAGCTCTCTCAGTATAAGCTTGATAGTCAAAGTGTCAAAAGTGCGGCGATGGTGAGTCAATCCGTTGGTTTTGATGCAGGTAAGAAAATCAAGGGACGCAAGCGATTTATGACCGTCGATAGCAGTAGCAACAACTGTCAGGGTAATGGAGTCCATAAAATCACTCCAAACTAAGTAAATATACAACCCACATTCCGCACCCTCAACTGTCACAATCGTATTTTACTGTTTTTTATCAGGAAACAAAGTAGTCTAATATACTTACAACCTTATATTAACGGATAAAGCATGTTTGCAAGGTATAATTTATAGCTTTAAAAAAAGAATATTTTAAGTAATTATACTATGTGACACCCTAGGGTGCGGAATGTGGGATACAAATCAATTTAACACTTATAACCCACATTGTCTCGCTCCCACGCAGAGCATGGGAGCGTATAAGAGACTCCGCCTCGTGGACGGATGAGTTGAAGCTAAAAGCTCCGTCCACGAGGCTAAAAGCTCCGTCCACGAGGCTAAAAGCTCCGTCCACGAGGCTAAAAGCTCCGTCCACGAGGCTAAAAGCTCCGCTCACGAGGCTAAAAGCTCCGCTCACGAGGCTAAAAGCTCCGTCCACGAGGCTAAAAGCTCCGTCCACGAGGCTAAAAGCTCCGTCCACGAGGCTAAAAGCTCCGTCCACGAGGCTAAAAGCTCCGCTCACGAGGCTAAAAGCTCCGTCCACGAGGCTAAAAGCTCCGTCCACGAGGCTAAAAGCTCCGTCCACGAGGCTAGCATTGGTGAATCTTCACCATACCCCATGTCCGATGCCCCATGCCCCACGAGAATGTGACAATATGATCTGTAAACTTAATTCCCAAACTCACTTATGCCAAAAGCAATTTGGAACGGAGCAGTTTTAGCCGAGAGTGATAACACTGTAGTCGTAGAAGGAAATCATTACTTTCCAGCAGAAGCGATTAACAAACAGTATTTCCAAGATAGTAACACCCACACAACTTGTCCCTGGAAAGGCGAAGCTAGTTACTACAGCATCGAAGTAGATGGACAAGTGAACAAAGACGCCGCTTGGTACTATCCCAGCACCAAAGAGAAAGCAAAGAACATTGAAGGCTATATTGCTTTTTGGCGTGGCGTCAAAGTTGAAGTGTAAATTCACCCAGCCCTGGCGATGAGAAATCGCGGCTACACAAACAAAACCCAGAGACCTGGGTTGAAAATATTGATTTTGTATTAGTCCACGGAGGTGGACTTTGCTTGTGTAGTAGCGATTTCTAATCGCCCAAAACTTTTAACTGATAACTGTTGACTGTTCACTGATTTAAGAGGATGTTTTAAAAGCCCAGGCGAATAGAATTGCCTGCGGCACACTGCGTGAACGCGGCTACACAGACAAAACCTGCCGACCCAGGTTTGAAAAACCTTCTCTACGTAGCCTTCGGCGTCGCAGACAGACGCTACGCGTAGCCTTCGGCGCTCGTAGAGAAAATATTGTGTTAGTCCACGGAGGTGGACTTTGCTTGTGTAGTAGCGAATTCTATTCGCCGATAACTTTTAAAACATCCTCTAAATCCCCATTCCAAATTCACCAAAATCTATGACACAAGAATTGATAGAATTAAGACAAAGCATTTTAGAAGGGCGTTATGATGATGCCCTAGAGATTATTGATGATTTAGAAGAGATGAGTAAACAGGGAACACTGCGAAAAATCGAAGCTTTTTTAGTTAGATTATTTATTCATCTTATGAAAAATCAAATTGAACAGCGGTTAACTAACTCTTGGATTGCTTCTATCTCTGACTCAGTTATTCAAATTGCTAAATTAAATCTTAAAGACAATCAAAAATCTTACTATATCAAAGCTGAACAATGGCAAGAATATTTAGAAGAAGCAATAGCAATCGCCATTAGACCAGCTAGCGCCGAGATTTTTGAAGGTAATTTAAAACCTAGTCAAGTGTCCCAAAGACTTAATCGAGAACTATTGCTTGATTTTGCTCAAAAGCTTTTGCAGTTAACTTATGAATATCCGCCTAAACAGTTAGCAGATATTATTGATCATCATTTAGCCAAATTACCTGGCGGTGAAGATTGGTTTGACCAAATTTAACTTACAGCCATTTTCAGGTATTTAGACCACACCTCGATATCTGTATTTCTTTCTTCCTTTGCGCCTTTGCGCCTTCTCTGCGAGACGCTACGCGAATGCGTGAGATATAAAAATGTGGTTCATTTACCTGAAAATCGCTGTAAATGAATTATTTGCACAAGCAAAAAGGTAGGGTGTGTTGCAATACGGTTCAATTAGAGGCAAAAACCATAACATGAGTAGGTTTGCTTGAGTAATGTAGCTGGCTTACAGTAGGCTAACCCAACCCAGGATTCCGTGTCTGCTTGGTTAAATAAATTAAATTACTTTTTTAATCGCAACATTCAATTTTATGCTTACAGCAATTTTCATTCATTTGAACCACAAATCTTCGTAGGGGCGCAAGGCCTTGCGCCCCTACTCGCCCCTACTCTAAGACCTTGCGTCCCAAAAGCGTGGTCTATTTACCTAAGAATGGCTGTAACTGAACCGGATTGAATTTTAATTGGGGGAAGTTTATCTTTTCTTGTTATAAATCTTAAATTTGTATAAATATTAACTTTTTCTTGGTTACGTATTACACTAATATCACAGTTTAAAGGTTCATCTTGTCAATTTTGATGGACTAACTAATTTATTGTGAGGAAAATTAACAAAGATATGAG
The Gloeotrichia echinulata CP02 DNA segment above includes these coding regions:
- a CDS encoding type II toxin-antitoxin system HicB family antitoxin, which translates into the protein MSNMMQYKDYFGSIHYSDDDKIFYGQVEYIRSLISFDGEDVASLRASFEEAIDDYLALCEEKGIEPELPFKGSFNVRVGSQLHRQAALFAQQRGVNLNKLVTDALERYLKGEFLENA
- a CDS encoding DUF427 domain-containing protein, with protein sequence MPKAIWNGAVLAESDNTVVVEGNHYFPAEAINKQYFQDSNTHTTCPWKGEASYYSIEVDGQVNKDAAWYYPSTKEKAKNIEGYIAFWRGVKVEV
- a CDS encoding DUF29 family protein; the encoded protein is MTQELIELRQSILEGRYDDALEIIDDLEEMSKQGTLRKIEAFLVRLFIHLMKNQIEQRLTNSWIASISDSVIQIAKLNLKDNQKSYYIKAEQWQEYLEEAIAIAIRPASAEIFEGNLKPSQVSQRLNRELLLDFAQKLLQLTYEYPPKQLADIIDHHLAKLPGGEDWFDQI